One Psychrobacillus glaciei genomic region harbors:
- a CDS encoding glutaredoxin family protein: MIVHFYTRPGCHLCEEARLMLKLVQEDIAFEIKEVNIEENEALHEKYMLMIPVVEFEDEIIQYGQVDYATLLEAFLK; the protein is encoded by the coding sequence ATGATTGTCCATTTCTACACGAGACCAGGTTGTCATTTATGTGAAGAGGCAAGACTTATGCTGAAACTTGTGCAGGAAGATATAGCGTTTGAAATAAAGGAAGTAAATATAGAAGAAAATGAAGCACTACACGAAAAATATATGCTGATGATTCCAGTAGTTGAATTCGAAGATGAAATTATTCAATATGGACAAGTAGATTATGCAACACTTCTGGAAGCATTCCTTAAATGA
- a CDS encoding RNA polymerase sigma factor: MEMEKLYKEHSDRVYSYIYLLVRHRECAEDLTQETFYKAYKGLKAFNKQASTATWLLKIARNVTYDFFRRKRVIQFFSFDKEHDLETNALSPESQFEQKEQLSLMYDSLSKLKKDYQEVLLLRKVQECSIQETAYILGWTEAKVKMKMMRALEALKKEFHQKGGLANETT, translated from the coding sequence ATGGAAATGGAAAAGCTATACAAAGAGCACAGCGATCGAGTTTACAGCTATATATACTTACTTGTCCGTCATAGAGAATGTGCCGAGGATCTTACACAAGAAACATTTTATAAAGCATATAAAGGACTAAAAGCCTTTAACAAGCAGGCGTCCACTGCCACCTGGCTATTAAAAATAGCACGTAATGTAACCTATGATTTTTTTCGGAGGAAAAGAGTCATCCAATTTTTCTCCTTCGATAAAGAGCATGATTTAGAAACAAACGCATTATCACCAGAGAGTCAATTTGAACAAAAGGAGCAACTTTCTTTGATGTATGACTCTTTAAGTAAGTTAAAAAAAGATTATCAAGAAGTCCTGCTCCTACGAAAGGTACAAGAATGCTCCATTCAAGAAACAGCCTATATACTCGGTTGGACCGAAGCAAAAGTAAAAATGAAAATGATGCGAGCACTTGAGGCACTTAAAAAGGAGTTTCATCAGAAAGGAGGTCTTGCAAATGAAACCACGTAA
- a CDS encoding GNAT family N-acetyltransferase, which produces MKLVEINKDNWLRTVLLTTNGDGKATVVEKFVASNALSIVQSIYETGWIVRGIEVDDKIIGFTMYGLDEDTKNYWICRLMIDHTCQGKGYGREVIQLILDEMKKLDGCETIYISTEPDNVVAIKLYESFGFQKTGKINEGEAEFVLKL; this is translated from the coding sequence ATGAAACTAGTAGAGATTAACAAGGATAACTGGCTACGCACCGTTTTATTGACTACTAATGGGGATGGGAAGGCGACCGTAGTAGAAAAATTTGTAGCCTCCAATGCGCTATCTATTGTGCAATCGATTTACGAAACTGGATGGATTGTTAGAGGGATAGAGGTAGATGACAAGATTATCGGCTTCACTATGTATGGATTAGATGAAGATACTAAGAATTACTGGATATGTAGATTAATGATTGATCACACCTGTCAGGGGAAGGGCTACGGTAGAGAGGTAATTCAGTTAATCTTGGACGAAATGAAGAAGCTAGATGGCTGTGAAACGATCTATATTTCGACGGAGCCAGACAATGTAGTAGCCATAAAACTATACGAAAGCTTCGGATTCCAAAAAACAGGCAAGATCAATGAAGGAGAAGCGGAGTTTGTATTGAAACTGTGA
- a CDS encoding TPM domain-containing protein has product MRKVARMLIVALLLFLSIPLVTVAASNIPKPIPGESYVQDYDGYLSPTTKKQIEELGLKLDKATGSQIVVMIINSLNGQDVNQFSTDVIREFGIGDPKKNNGVLLVIETDPTKKGDRDVDITVGYGLEGALPDGKIGRILDEYTKPLLVDSSVDDAVLTTYQVLFNEVAKEYGLEGELLDVKDPSASDGGFSISTIIGIIVVIYFIFTIMKNGGGGGGSNGRRRRSIMFGPGSFGGGFGGGFGGGGKGSGGGFGGFGGGSSGGGGAGRKW; this is encoded by the coding sequence ATGAGGAAAGTTGCGCGAATGCTCATAGTTGCGCTACTTTTATTTCTTTCGATTCCATTAGTAACTGTAGCAGCATCTAATATACCAAAACCTATTCCTGGTGAATCCTATGTGCAAGATTACGATGGCTATTTATCACCAACGACCAAGAAGCAAATAGAAGAGCTTGGTCTCAAATTAGACAAAGCAACAGGTTCACAAATTGTCGTTATGATTATCAATTCTCTAAATGGGCAAGATGTTAATCAATTTAGTACAGATGTCATAAGAGAATTTGGTATTGGAGATCCTAAGAAGAATAATGGTGTTTTATTGGTGATAGAAACGGATCCAACTAAAAAAGGCGATAGAGACGTAGATATTACAGTGGGATATGGATTAGAAGGAGCTTTACCTGATGGGAAAATTGGCCGTATTCTCGATGAATATACAAAACCTTTATTAGTTGATAGTTCAGTGGATGATGCTGTGCTTACTACTTATCAAGTGTTATTTAATGAAGTCGCAAAAGAATATGGTTTAGAAGGCGAGCTTTTGGACGTGAAAGATCCATCTGCATCAGACGGCGGTTTTTCGATTTCTACCATCATTGGAATCATCGTAGTCATTTATTTTATTTTTACCATCATGAAAAATGGTGGCGGTGGCGGAGGAAGTAATGGTAGAAGACGACGCTCGATTATGTTTGGTCCAGGAAGTTTCGGAGGTGGCTTTGGTGGCGGCTTCGGAGGCGGTGGAAAAGGATCTGGTGGAGGTTTCGGTGGCTTCGGCGGAGGTAGTTCCGGAGGCGGTGGAGCTGGACGTAAGTGGTAA
- a CDS encoding LemA family protein produces MKKLFGPLITIIVIIAIFAAILIPSYNGFVNGEEDVNKAYAQVENQLQRRLDLIPNLVNTVKGFASHEKEVLSNIADARSKLAGASTPEEQASANDQLSGALSRLLVVVENYPDLKADANFRQLMDELAGTENRLSVARQDYNGIVSDYNKKVKRMPGSIIASIFGFDEKEYFKADANAKEAPVVDFEGDGK; encoded by the coding sequence ATGAAGAAATTATTTGGACCGCTTATAACTATAATTGTGATTATTGCTATCTTTGCGGCCATTTTAATACCGAGTTATAACGGTTTTGTAAATGGAGAAGAAGATGTCAATAAGGCATATGCTCAAGTGGAAAACCAATTGCAACGTCGTTTGGATTTAATTCCCAACCTTGTGAATACGGTAAAAGGTTTTGCTTCACATGAAAAAGAAGTACTTAGTAATATCGCGGATGCACGTTCAAAGTTAGCAGGAGCAAGTACACCAGAGGAACAAGCAAGTGCGAATGATCAGTTATCTGGAGCATTAAGCAGATTGTTAGTTGTAGTGGAAAATTATCCTGATTTAAAAGCAGATGCAAACTTCCGTCAATTAATGGATGAACTTGCTGGAACAGAAAATCGTTTGTCCGTAGCAAGACAAGACTATAATGGGATAGTTTCAGACTACAATAAAAAAGTAAAACGCATGCCTGGAAGTATTATTGCTTCTATTTTTGGCTTCGATGAAAAAGAATATTTTAAAGCAGACGCAAATGCGAAAGAAGCGCCAGTCGTTGATTTTGAAGGAGATGGCAAGTAA
- a CDS encoding catalase family peroxidase produces MEVIHINNFNDPHDPLPTDAIDTLEKIQGKFPGARRAHAKGVFYEAIFTPNGNAIPYTTAAHLQNEPVPATVRFSNSPPNPTAADFLSPFKGMSVQFHLPNGTASHLVSTTIPMFITKDPQTFIDMLKILTADKTGLDKVDLGIGILNIIKKYPERKNILLALKEQFKQPPISYARLHYYPIHAFYFVNKEGKRQAIKYEWQPAQEKNPLKNSEAKITSPDYLSEELHERVLNGSVLFNLVIRLGEEGDATDDSTDPWPDDRQQIVVGRLTLSKIRYPNEAILFDPTLVGVGIELTDDPVLHFRHNAYAVSFNKRIKNE; encoded by the coding sequence ATGGAGGTGATTCACATAAATAATTTTAACGATCCTCATGATCCTTTGCCAACAGACGCAATTGACACACTGGAAAAGATTCAGGGCAAGTTTCCCGGAGCCCGTCGCGCGCATGCTAAGGGAGTGTTTTATGAAGCAATCTTTACACCGAATGGAAATGCAATACCGTATACTACCGCTGCACACTTGCAAAATGAACCTGTACCTGCAACTGTTCGCTTTTCTAACAGTCCACCAAACCCAACAGCAGCGGATTTTCTTTCCCCTTTCAAAGGTATGTCCGTTCAGTTTCACCTACCAAATGGAACTGCAAGTCATCTGGTGAGCACCACAATCCCTATGTTCATAACAAAAGATCCTCAAACCTTTATAGACATGTTGAAAATTTTAACCGCTGACAAAACTGGACTTGATAAAGTGGATCTAGGAATAGGTATACTGAATATTATTAAAAAGTATCCCGAAAGAAAAAACATATTACTTGCGCTAAAAGAACAATTTAAACAGCCACCCATAAGTTATGCTCGACTCCATTATTACCCAATACACGCTTTTTATTTTGTGAATAAAGAAGGAAAACGCCAAGCGATCAAATATGAGTGGCAACCCGCACAAGAAAAAAATCCGCTGAAAAATTCAGAAGCTAAAATAACTTCTCCTGACTATCTCAGTGAAGAACTCCACGAGAGAGTACTGAATGGGTCTGTTTTATTTAACTTAGTTATTCGTTTAGGAGAAGAGGGCGATGCTACCGATGATTCAACAGATCCTTGGCCGGACGATAGACAACAGATTGTAGTTGGTCGACTGACTTTAAGTAAAATCCGATATCCAAATGAAGCAATTTTATTTGACCCTACCTTAGTCGGCGTGGGTATTGAACTAACGGATGATCCCGTTCTTCACTTCCGTCATAATGCTTATGCTGTCTCGTTTAATAAGCGCATAAAAAATGAATAA
- a CDS encoding glycoside hydrolase, whose translation MEKTIAIMLIAAIAATVLTGCMNNERNKSKELYSQIDHKDFTFQVDPETLALEVESDGITERASEPMEKMKVTNLQDSGNTMSWTYPEKGIDIELEKKEKYIDINIKSNKDEENLFSWPKVTGDGYMLPLNQGKYIPSDDPVWKEYLNEEKMKVIESFSMQFFAVEKSDYSVVYIIKNPYNNEIAFNTENDISFAFNHEFPSINKQKEYGFRIYVTEKNPVQVAKTYKNYLVEQGDFKTLGQKAEENSNIEKLYGAPHAYFWDRTVISEENINWTKLRDGIPDNLKLWIQELLNTKVDDGSELSKAFDNLDNLDYVDKYTKKRIVKSLSAVTLLKEFYNTEIFTQMDKTAQKQLDMGIYNLDPVELIDLNKRLLKSVLGNAVDPIEKWADANTVDVIKDMKQSGLENMWIGLDDWQEGFIKPELVKEAENQGYLIGTYDSYHSIHEPGKEKWETAKFKDTSLFENATVSNKDGNKIEGFQGQGRKLNPVLAMPSVKERVTSILNTGVTFNSWFLDTDGTGEIFDDYSPEHITTEAQDVQARIERLDYLQKEWGLVVGTEGGNDFANQTIAFAHGIETPSFSWMDEDMGKNKESEYYVGRYYSSTGGVPEMFSKQIPVKEKYKKLFLDTAYTIPLYKLVYNDSVITTHWWGWGTLKFEDEMANRMLYEILYNVPPLYHLDKNEWKKHKEAIVSHSKVWSTFSKKAIMEEMTDFQVLTDDRLVQMTKYGESLTVVANFSEDEFDFQGELIPSKSLLIIDGNDKTMYSPSK comes from the coding sequence ATGGAAAAAACAATAGCAATCATGTTAATTGCTGCAATTGCAGCGACTGTTCTTACGGGATGTATGAACAATGAAAGGAATAAAAGTAAAGAGCTCTATTCACAAATAGATCATAAAGATTTTACCTTTCAAGTAGATCCAGAGACATTAGCGTTGGAAGTGGAGTCCGATGGAATTACTGAAAGAGCATCGGAACCAATGGAGAAAATGAAAGTTACTAATTTACAGGACAGTGGAAATACGATGTCCTGGACTTATCCAGAAAAGGGAATTGATATTGAACTTGAAAAAAAAGAGAAGTATATAGACATAAACATCAAATCGAACAAAGATGAAGAAAATTTATTTTCTTGGCCAAAAGTGACAGGAGATGGATATATGCTTCCATTAAATCAAGGTAAGTATATTCCAAGTGATGATCCTGTTTGGAAAGAGTATTTAAATGAAGAAAAAATGAAGGTGATTGAGTCTTTCTCTATGCAGTTTTTTGCAGTTGAAAAAAGCGATTATTCGGTAGTCTATATCATCAAAAATCCTTATAATAATGAAATTGCTTTTAATACAGAAAATGATATTTCATTTGCTTTTAATCATGAGTTTCCATCCATTAATAAACAGAAGGAATATGGCTTTAGAATATATGTAACAGAAAAAAATCCAGTACAAGTTGCAAAGACATATAAAAACTATTTGGTAGAACAAGGTGACTTTAAAACCTTAGGGCAAAAGGCAGAAGAAAATAGTAATATTGAAAAACTCTACGGTGCACCTCATGCTTATTTTTGGGATAGAACGGTGATTTCAGAGGAAAATATAAACTGGACAAAGTTGAGAGATGGTATACCTGATAACCTGAAGTTATGGATTCAGGAGTTATTAAATACAAAAGTTGATGATGGTTCAGAACTCTCAAAGGCTTTTGATAATCTAGACAACTTAGATTATGTAGACAAATATACTAAAAAAAGAATAGTGAAAAGCTTAAGTGCCGTAACACTGCTAAAAGAATTTTATAATACTGAAATATTTACGCAAATGGATAAGACAGCTCAAAAACAATTAGATATGGGTATATACAACTTGGATCCTGTGGAATTGATTGACCTAAATAAGCGATTATTGAAAAGCGTTCTTGGAAATGCAGTTGACCCCATTGAGAAGTGGGCAGATGCTAATACGGTGGATGTAATCAAGGATATGAAGCAATCAGGGTTAGAAAATATGTGGATTGGTTTGGATGACTGGCAAGAAGGGTTTATCAAACCAGAGTTAGTAAAAGAAGCAGAAAACCAAGGATATTTAATAGGGACGTATGATTCATACCATTCCATTCATGAACCAGGGAAAGAAAAGTGGGAAACAGCTAAGTTTAAGGATACTTCCCTTTTTGAAAATGCAACTGTAAGTAATAAAGATGGGAACAAAATAGAAGGTTTCCAAGGCCAAGGAAGAAAGCTAAATCCCGTACTAGCGATGCCTAGCGTAAAAGAAAGAGTAACTTCAATTTTAAATACTGGTGTAACATTTAACTCCTGGTTTTTAGATACAGATGGCACTGGTGAAATCTTTGATGATTATTCGCCAGAACATATTACAACGGAGGCTCAAGATGTCCAGGCTAGAATTGAACGGTTGGATTATCTGCAAAAAGAATGGGGTCTGGTAGTTGGTACCGAGGGTGGAAATGATTTTGCTAACCAAACTATTGCTTTTGCACATGGAATAGAAACACCATCATTTTCTTGGATGGATGAGGACATGGGGAAAAATAAAGAGAGTGAATACTATGTAGGAAGATACTATTCTAGTACTGGCGGGGTTCCCGAAATGTTTTCTAAACAAATACCTGTAAAGGAGAAGTACAAGAAGCTATTTTTGGATACAGCTTACACAATTCCACTATATAAGTTAGTTTATAACGATTCAGTAATTACGACTCATTGGTGGGGATGGGGAACATTGAAGTTCGAAGACGAAATGGCAAATAGAATGTTATATGAAATACTCTATAATGTGCCACCTTTATATCATCTAGATAAAAACGAGTGGAAAAAACATAAAGAAGCAATCGTAAGCCACTCTAAGGTTTGGTCAACTTTTAGTAAAAAAGCGATTATGGAAGAAATGACAGATTTTCAAGTGTTAACAGATGATAGATTAGTTCAAATGACAAAATACGGAGAATCATTAACTGTAGTGGCAAATTTTTCGGAAGATGAGTTTGATTTCCAAGGTGAGTTAATACCGAGTAAGTCTTTGTTAATCATAGATGGAAATGATAAAACGATGTATTCACCTTCTAAGTAA
- a CDS encoding sensor histidine kinase, with product MDQFNERIISEFDRKKIKLNKFWITESTLNTLKDKSVNKLYDQGKSKYQVLTKFIKIDNYIIAIGLPLPHMEATIEIINRFNIFLMTISVILIVLLVVILSKKITRPLESLKVLSQDIANLHFRKEEINTNDEVGELAKSINIMSENLEKAQEEINSQNKRLKELMSDVSHELKTPLSLVKVYEQGISDGLDDGTFRDTIEEQLEKMDLLIEKLLFWTELESTSLNKYPFELGKRVVAIARKYRLILEENDILLSLSLDMDMEYVIHADKAAIDVVLDNIITNAIKYTNDKNIEIALTKNNNSVTLTIVNGVGEMDESDLQNVWRPFYVLEKSRSKELSGTGLGLPIIKSILENHEVDFGFELMNSRLTFFVTFA from the coding sequence TTGGATCAGTTCAATGAAAGAATAATTTCTGAATTTGACAGGAAAAAAATAAAGCTAAATAAATTTTGGATTACTGAAAGTACATTAAATACTTTGAAGGATAAAAGTGTCAATAAGCTATATGACCAAGGCAAAAGTAAATATCAAGTTTTGACTAAATTTATAAAAATAGATAATTATATTATTGCAATAGGGTTACCGTTGCCACATATGGAAGCAACAATCGAAATTATTAACAGATTTAATATTTTCTTGATGACTATTTCTGTAATTTTGATTGTTTTATTAGTAGTAATCCTCTCTAAAAAAATTACAAGGCCATTAGAGTCTCTGAAAGTTTTGTCTCAAGATATTGCTAATTTACACTTTAGAAAAGAAGAAATCAATACGAATGATGAGGTAGGCGAGCTTGCAAAAAGTATCAACATCATGAGTGAAAACTTAGAAAAAGCTCAAGAAGAGATTAATAGTCAAAATAAGCGGTTAAAGGAATTAATGTCCGATGTGTCCCATGAGTTGAAAACACCTTTATCCTTAGTGAAAGTTTATGAACAAGGAATATCAGATGGACTAGATGATGGAACATTCAGAGACACAATTGAAGAACAGCTTGAAAAAATGGATTTATTAATAGAAAAGCTTTTGTTTTGGACAGAATTAGAAAGCACCTCATTAAACAAGTACCCCTTTGAACTAGGGAAAAGGGTTGTTGCTATTGCAAGGAAATACAGGCTCATACTTGAGGAAAACGATATTCTTCTTTCTTTAAGTTTAGACATGGACATGGAATATGTAATCCATGCAGACAAAGCGGCAATTGATGTGGTACTCGATAATATAATAACCAATGCTATTAAATATACTAATGACAAGAATATAGAAATTGCTTTAACAAAAAATAATAATAGTGTAACGCTAACGATTGTTAATGGGGTTGGAGAAATGGACGAAAGTGATTTGCAAAATGTATGGAGACCTTTTTATGTACTAGAAAAATCGAGAAGTAAGGAGCTTTCTGGCACAGGTTTGGGCTTACCGATTATTAAGAGCATTTTGGAGAATCACGAGGTGGACTTTGGATTTGAATTAATGAATAGTAGGTTAACGTTTTTTGTAACATTCGCGTAA
- a CDS encoding response regulator transcription factor — MNILIADDEQQMVKILSAYLKEEGFHIFEAKDGQEALNIFESNKLDMAILDWMMPKIDGIEACKYIKENSSTKVLILTAKGQNEDEIKALHSGADEYIKKPFDPRILILRVKKLLNISEEIEVRDLRINEHEKKVYKCKKPLQLTKIEYDLLLSFIKNKGVILSRDKLVDLIWGIDYEGDYRTVDTHIRRLRTKIGDDFIKTYRGIGYCLEVMDDQN, encoded by the coding sequence ATGAATATTTTAATCGCAGATGACGAACAGCAAATGGTTAAAATACTCTCAGCTTATTTAAAAGAGGAAGGCTTCCATATTTTCGAGGCCAAAGATGGACAGGAGGCACTAAATATATTTGAGTCAAACAAGCTGGACATGGCCATTTTAGATTGGATGATGCCAAAGATTGATGGAATAGAGGCCTGTAAATATATTAAGGAAAACAGCAGTACTAAGGTTCTAATACTTACTGCGAAAGGTCAAAATGAAGATGAAATAAAGGCATTACATAGTGGAGCAGATGAGTATATTAAAAAGCCATTTGATCCGAGAATATTAATTTTAAGAGTGAAAAAACTTTTGAACATAAGCGAAGAAATAGAAGTGAGAGATCTTCGAATTAATGAGCATGAAAAAAAAGTATATAAGTGCAAGAAGCCACTACAACTAACAAAAATAGAATACGATTTGTTATTATCCTTCATTAAAAATAAAGGTGTTATTCTATCGAGGGACAAACTTGTTGATTTAATTTGGGGGATAGATTATGAAGGTGATTATCGAACGGTGGATACACATATCCGAAGGTTAAGGACGAAAATAGGGGATGACTTTATAAAAACCTACAGAGGAATTGGGTACTGCCTGGAGGTGATGGACGATCAAAATTAG
- a CDS encoding metallophosphoesterase — MKKTKKIILRIIKCAIIGSMLAVGIVTYSFKIEPKRLITREYQLELTTGGENSIRVVQFSDVHLGPNFSLKQLEKLVIKINRLKPDVIAFTGDLMDVPSQFEGRLNISDVLGKLKSTYGNYAVWGNHDHGGGGNRFYADIMVKSGFKVLRNESSIIDLGNGKVLNVIGLDDAMLGNPNVQKAYSGVDEQGATLLLLHQPDLVDEVGHENFDLALAGHSHGGQVVLPVVGPIVTPPLAKKYTKGMYKLGNDHHLYVNSGIGTTRIPIRFWDPSEISVFDLTL; from the coding sequence ATGAAAAAAACAAAAAAAATAATTCTTAGAATAATAAAATGCGCGATTATAGGAAGCATGCTAGCAGTGGGAATAGTTACTTATTCATTTAAAATAGAACCAAAACGTCTTATTACTAGGGAGTATCAACTCGAGCTCACAACTGGAGGAGAGAATTCCATAAGAGTAGTGCAATTTTCCGATGTACATCTAGGTCCGAATTTTTCACTAAAGCAGCTAGAAAAGTTGGTAATAAAAATTAACAGACTGAAACCTGACGTAATAGCTTTTACAGGAGATCTTATGGATGTACCATCTCAGTTCGAGGGTAGGTTGAATATAAGCGATGTTCTGGGAAAGCTGAAAAGCACGTATGGAAATTATGCTGTTTGGGGAAATCATGACCACGGAGGAGGAGGGAACCGATTTTACGCGGATATTATGGTGAAATCTGGTTTTAAGGTACTTCGAAACGAGAGTAGCATAATAGACCTTGGAAATGGAAAAGTATTAAATGTTATAGGGTTGGATGATGCGATGCTTGGAAACCCTAATGTTCAAAAAGCATATTCGGGTGTTGATGAGCAAGGTGCTACTCTTCTTCTATTACACCAACCAGACCTTGTGGACGAAGTAGGGCATGAAAATTTTGATCTGGCACTTGCTGGGCATAGTCACGGAGGGCAGGTAGTTCTTCCAGTTGTGGGCCCAATAGTGACACCCCCTCTAGCCAAGAAATACACTAAAGGGATGTATAAGCTTGGGAATGATCATCATCTTTATGTGAATAGCGGAATAGGTACTACGAGAATTCCAATTCGGTTTTGGGATCCTTCAGAGATATCGGTTTTTGATTTAACTCTTTGA
- the clpP gene encoding ATP-dependent Clp endopeptidase proteolytic subunit ClpP has translation MNLIPTVIEQTNRGERAYDIYSRLLKDRIIMLGSAIDDNVSNSIVAQLLFLEAEDPEKDISIYINSPGGSITSGMAIYDTMQFIKPDVQTICIGMAASMGAFLLTAGAKGKRYALPNAEVMIHQPLGGAQGQATEIEIAAKRILHLRDKLNGIMAERTGQPLEVVSRDTDRDNFMTAERAKEYGLIDHIISRSEMKKA, from the coding sequence ATGAATTTAATTCCTACAGTTATTGAACAAACAAATCGTGGGGAACGCGCATATGACATTTACTCACGATTACTAAAAGACCGTATTATCATGCTTGGAAGTGCTATTGATGACAACGTTTCAAACTCCATCGTTGCCCAATTATTATTTTTAGAAGCAGAAGATCCAGAAAAAGATATCTCCATCTATATTAATAGCCCAGGCGGAAGCATCACTTCTGGAATGGCAATCTACGATACAATGCAGTTCATCAAACCAGATGTACAAACGATCTGTATCGGTATGGCTGCTTCTATGGGTGCATTCTTACTAACAGCTGGAGCAAAAGGAAAACGTTATGCGCTTCCTAACGCAGAAGTTATGATTCACCAACCACTTGGTGGAGCACAAGGGCAAGCAACAGAAATCGAAATTGCGGCTAAACGTATCTTACACTTACGCGATAAATTAAATGGCATTATGGCGGAACGTACTGGCCAACCTCTAGAAGTCGTTTCAAGAGATACAGACCGTGATAACTTCATGACTGCAGAACGTGCAAAAGAATACGGTTTAATCGACCATATCATTAGCCGTAGCGAAATGAAAAAAGCTTAA
- a CDS encoding HPr family phosphocarrier protein, translated as MTEKHVEVKLPAGLQARQAALFVQEANRYIADVYVEKDDKKVNAKSIMGIMSLAISKGITVNLSAEGSDEEEAVEALAKFITNEE; from the coding sequence ATGACAGAAAAACATGTCGAAGTAAAATTACCAGCAGGATTACAAGCGAGACAAGCAGCATTATTTGTTCAAGAGGCAAATCGTTATATAGCAGATGTATATGTCGAAAAAGATGACAAGAAAGTAAATGCCAAAAGTATTATGGGAATTATGAGCTTAGCGATAAGTAAAGGGATAACTGTAAACTTAAGTGCAGAAGGTTCGGATGAAGAAGAAGCAGTAGAAGCGCTAGCGAAATTTATTACAAATGAAGAATAG
- the whiA gene encoding DNA-binding protein WhiA has translation MSFASETKKEMTQEESKPCCAKAELSALIRMNGSLSFSNKMLSLDVQTENAAIARRLYTLIKSLYPYQVELLVRKKMRLKKNNVYICRVREGAKSLLEDLKILNEGFQFEYSISKELVKKNCCKRAYLRGAFLAGGSVNNPETSSYHLEVYSLYKTHSDALVDLMNEFELNAKTIERKKGFVAYLKEAEKISDFLSIAGAHYALLKFEDVRIIRDMRNSVNRLVNCETANLNKTISAAIRQVENIRFIENSVGLDQLPEKLREIARLRVEYQDVTLKELGEMVSTGNVSKSGINHRLRKIDEIADALRRGETI, from the coding sequence ATGTCGTTTGCTTCTGAAACAAAAAAAGAAATGACGCAAGAAGAGTCAAAACCATGTTGTGCTAAAGCAGAACTTTCCGCACTTATTCGGATGAATGGTTCTTTGTCATTTAGCAATAAAATGCTTAGTTTAGATGTCCAAACAGAGAATGCTGCAATCGCAAGAAGACTATATACATTGATAAAATCTTTATATCCATATCAAGTAGAGTTGCTTGTCCGAAAAAAAATGAGATTGAAAAAAAATAATGTCTATATTTGTCGTGTCCGAGAAGGGGCAAAGAGCTTATTAGAGGATTTGAAAATATTAAATGAGGGCTTTCAATTTGAATATTCGATTTCCAAAGAACTCGTGAAAAAGAATTGCTGTAAGCGTGCTTATTTAAGAGGAGCATTCTTGGCAGGAGGCTCTGTTAATAATCCGGAGACGTCTTCCTATCATTTGGAAGTTTACTCATTATATAAAACACATAGTGATGCATTAGTAGACTTGATGAATGAATTCGAGTTAAATGCAAAAACAATTGAACGTAAAAAAGGCTTTGTCGCGTATTTGAAGGAAGCAGAAAAGATTTCGGACTTCCTAAGCATTGCTGGTGCACATTATGCATTATTGAAATTCGAGGATGTTCGGATAATACGAGATATGCGGAACAGTGTAAATCGTCTCGTTAATTGTGAAACGGCGAATCTAAATAAAACGATTAGTGCGGCTATTAGACAAGTAGAAAATATACGATTTATCGAAAATTCGGTTGGTCTAGATCAATTGCCAGAAAAATTACGAGAAATTGCAAGGTTGCGTGTTGAATATCAAGATGTTACATTGAAAGAATTAGGTGAAATGGTTTCGACTGGGAACGTTAGTAAATCAGGTATTAATCATCGTTTACGAAAAATAGATGAAATTGCAGATGCACTTCGTAGAGGCGAAACAATTTAG